In the Glycine max cultivar Williams 82 chromosome 6, Glycine_max_v4.0, whole genome shotgun sequence genome, ACCATTAAGATACTTgttttatttagttaaatatattaatattactttttatgtattattattcaagagttattttttcaaattataaaaatttataaattaaaattttaattttacgttaataaaattagagtaaaaataatatatatattaaaatcaatttaaaaaaaatatgtaaataatttacatattaatttatgaaatttaattataaactagtaaaataaaaataaaaaatctaaactatagaaaataaaaacatataaaatgatataaaataaaattgaaaagatttatatattacgtatattttaattataattttttttatgatttaaaaaaaattaataaattttgattaataataaataaaaaataatattaatgtaattaactaaataaaacaAGTGTATAAGTGATGTATTATCTTatcttgtttataaataaaagatcataaattcaatttatatttaaaaaaaaatatttttttattttatttaatatttttttttacataaacacGGTATCAATTTTCTACCTAAATTCCACGTCAAATATAACCAAACTTGCTTACTTTTGACgactaaatgttttaatttagcCTATATAATTTTAACGGACACaagattgataatttttttttggaaaatatatatttttaaaattggagaattttttgtttattttattatacttgTACTATTATAACCAGCTTttgttgtttgaataaaaaaaaaaaaaaactggcttttattgtttttctgaTTTTCTCGGTTGCCCTTGGCCACGTACacgtgttttaatttttgtttctggGAGGCGGACCGGATCTTTGACCCGACTCCGAACCGGATGTAGATTTTGCAGTGATTGCTTTCTTTCTCGCTTAATCTGACTGAGAATACAGAAAATCGGAAGCAACTCATAACTCTGAACATTGAGCAATagatctctcttctctttctttcccgTTTCTCTCTTCAAAACACTTTCGCAGTGTTTTCGATCCATCGATCTTTGTCCCATTCTTTTCAACCTCCACTCGTTTCCCTTCCCTCCCTCGTGTAGCGGTTCTTTTCAATTTCAGTTACCgccatatttttcattttttcttatattaatggCCTCGTTCCGACGGACTCTGTCGCCGGCGTATCCCGATCGCCAGTACCTTAACGGTTCGTTTTCAGTCTCCTCTCCGTCGCACAAGCTCCCGTCCTCAAACGCAAAATACTCCTCGCCGCTGCCGGAGATTGCGGCGGCGTTTCGTCGTCTCGCCGGCGGAGTGTTCACGCGCCGGCACGGTCGGAAAGGCCAGTGGAGGCGCGTGGCATTCAGGTGCGTGCTTTGCTTCTTCGTAGGGTTCTTGCTGGGCATGTTCCCGTTCGGCCACGTGTCGGAGGACGTTCGCTCGCACGAAATCTCGTTTGAGATGAAGCCGCCGCCGCTGCCGCGCGCCGCCGCGAACAACGCGCAGCAGCTGCTCCGGGAAGAACGCGTGCTGCGGAATCGCGTGGAGAGAGAGGGTTTCGTGGTCGATCCGGTGAGTTTAAGCGCCGAGAGGGAGTGGCAGAGCGAGAGGTTCGATTTCGCGCCGAAGAAGCCGCTGATTGTGGTGACGCCGACGTACGAGCGCACGTTTCAGGCGTATTTCCTGAATCGGCTGGGGCAGGTGCTGCGGCTGGTGCCGCCGCCGGTGGTGTGGATTGTGGTGGAGATGAAGGCGGCGTCGATGGAGACAGCGGAGGTGCTGAGGAAGACGGGCGTGATGTATAGGCATTTGGTGTGCAATAAGAATTTGACGGATGTGAAGGACAGAGGGGTTCATCAGAGGAACACAGCGTTGGAACACATTGAGCATCATAGGCTTGATGGAATTGTTTACTTTGCGGATGATGATAATGTGTATTCTCTCGAGTTGTTTGACGCCTTGAGAGATATCAGGTACTTACTTTGCTTCTCTCAGTTAGTTTATTGGAGTGttggttttttgttattatttgtatttttttcctttggaTTTCTGATTAGTTCTGTCGTAGTGATGGGTTTGCATTTTGCATCTGATCCGTGTTAACTTACATTTTCTGGAGAGTTGGTTGTTGCGAGAGTATGAGACGTAGATTTTGCCTCTTGTTGGTTTGTTTGTTGCCTAAGTTAGGTACCATTGTCTGATTCGTCTCTAAGCAGTTGACATGCCTGTTTTTTTGGTGGCATTTGGCTTTTAGGTTCCGCTTCTTGTAAACATCTAAAAGGTTGTTCCAATTCTTGGGGACTAACGTGTTTTGAGGAGCAAATTAAGGagtttacttcttttttgtttaggttttattttaataattatatggcTAAATTTGAATGATTTGTTTTAGGATATTGGCTTCTCTTGGTAATATAGAAGTTATAACTGCCCTTTTTTGCAGTGTTAATTCAtactttcttttacttttaaaaatatatataggctcaatatatataaactttgcAACAAGcattttataagaaaagaacTAGGAAGGTAAATAAATCAACCTTTGGAGAAATTAGACAAGAGTTTCTAAAATAGCTaaagtgcataagttgattgTACTTTTGTCTTGGCAAAgcttttaatatactttttgaATTCTTGCTCCAAATTCTGCTATGTCCCAGTTTTTTCAGTAGAGCAGAAACAATGGTGAAACACTTTTTGGTTTGTGGTTTCTTGAAGGCATGACATGAGCTATATATTTGGTAACTAGCATTATGAAACATGTATTCTAGAGTTCTGTCTTTCACTTGTGCTAAGACTCGGAgaggatttttcttttttgtgcatCCTTGAAGTATTGGggagcttttatttttatttttgtgctcTCAATCAATCTGTTTTCActcataataataatgttatcttgtttttactttgtttcctgttttcaagaatttataagggaaagggtgaaaacaacaaaaatctaGTTTTCACCATTTTCTTTGCCAATTCttgaaaacaggaaacaaagTAAGATGACATTTATGTAATCATTAGAGAAAACATGTCAGCTGAATGAActaaccaaatgcacctttacATTTTCCCGTTTTAGTTAAACTAAAGTTTAGGGGGAAAGGAGGTTCCATTCCAATGTTAGAGCATGTCCCAAGCCTCAATGACAGTTCACAGTGGTACTAATAAATGACCTACCAATGAAGGATAACCTTTAAGTATAAACAGTACCTTTTTGCTAACGCTAGTTGATTTTACTAGTTGAGCCAACCATCGTTGACAATGACGTTATCCCTTTGATTATGTCTTGACTGCATTTCCCTTTTGTTGAagaaatataatcaaaattgtCTTTTTCATAATTGAGGTAGGgccaaacacaattttaaagaagttctaaaaaataaaattgaacttttttctttaatgaaaggaaaaacaaaaaaagaacagAGCTTCCATAGAGGCTAATTGGATGAAAATGAGCTTTGTTGGCAATATTGTCTTCTGTATGGTTTAAAAgtagtttttaagttttaaaaaaaactaaacaattaCCTCACacctttatctttatttatgaaGATTTCATTTTTAACACATAACATCTAAGTAGCttttaagattaagaaaaaaaaggtcaGGCCAGACACTACCTATTGTATAAATGAATTCAAGTATTTGGAATTGTTAATGCTAAGCTTTCTTTGAGTCATATCTATCAGTTTTCTACTTGTGCAGCATATATTAATGGTGTTTTCATGTCAACCACCGTTTTATCAGCCATTCTGCACATCATTCAATTTTTAACCATTCTTCCTTTATAAATTGTGTCCTCTCACTTGTACATTTATATTCCTATGTTCTAATGTTGAACTGGTTTTGTAGCCGCTTTGGCACTTGGCCTGTTGCCATGCTTGTGCCAAGCAAGAACAAGGCCATTTTGGAGGGTCCTGTATGCAATGCAAGCCAAGTGATTGGATGGCATACAAATGAGAAAAGTAAAAGACTTCGTAGATTTCATGTTGATATGTCTGGATTTGCATTCAACAGCACAATCTTGTGGGATCCAAAACGATGGCAACGCCCTTCTTCAAATCCCATACGACAGTTAGACACAGTGAAGGAGGGTTTTCAAGTATGCCTCCTATTGTCACTCTTTAATCTGTCCCTACCTATTAATATGTTCAGATGTCCTTgctatttcatatttttagccATTTAATATCATATGCAATTCTTATAATCATTAAACTGATATGACTTTTGGGTTTGACAGGAGACCACCTTTATAGAACAATTGGTGGAAGATGAAAGTCAAATGGAAGGTTCACCTCCTGGTTGTTCAAAAATATTGAATTGGCATCTCCATTTGACTGCCCATAATATAGTTTACCCAAAAGGTTGGGTGCTTCAGAAAAACCTAGATGCTGTCATACCTGTCAAGTAATCCTCCACCAATTTTATTGTGTGTGTGATAGGTATGACCTGATTTGTAATGTTGCATATAGAATCATATCTGTAATTCTTAGCAAATGCAGAATGCGGTTcacttataaattcaaattttatagtgaTACTACAGAAAATAATAAGTTTGTCACCTCTTTGGCCTCACAACAACTTGAAATTCATGTAGTTTGAGAAATTCTTAATGGTTTAACCTCATGGAAGACGAAATTAACTTAGCTTTTGTTCATGACAGTTTGCCCATATTTGGTATTGGTTCATCACTGAATAGATGGACGCATGAGATAGCCAGCATTGGCACTAATGCATTGTGTCGCCGGGCAAGACAGGAACAGGAACAGGTTATTGATTTTGTTCCCCAAGTTTCTTGCACAAAAATATTTGCAAGGGAAAATTTTGTCTGTTGTAAAGTATGCTGCCTTATTTCTTTGAGAGAATTAGATCCTCCGAGAAgaacaaaaaattgttttaatcgACTTGTTTGATTTTCAACATTATATACAGCTATGTATATAGGTGGATTCATCTGGGGGCTAAGTTGATGTTGAACAATATTGTTTCTGATTTAGGCCATACATCAATATTTGCTGAGGGAAATTTCTCAAATGTACTCCACTgttaatatttcttattattctTTCAATTGATGGAATTCTTCCCAGTACTTGCTTAATTTTGATGAACTTCATTTTAGTTTGCCGTGTACCATGCGAAGCagttgaaaaggaaaaacccaAATTCTGGGCATGTATCGCATTTGGAGACTGATAGGAGACAATTATCTATTTTACTTGTTAAAAGGACaaaaaagcaaagataaaatttGAGACAGCAAGACATAATGGCCAAATCGATAGATGCTATTTCAACTGCCATGCTAAATGAACCCTAATTTCTAAACCCTTAAATTTGAACCCATCTCAGGAAAAAATAGATGAGAATGGATTTTGACAATTTGCCCGCTACCCTATATACCTCGTGAAACAATTTATTTTGGGTTTAAGTGGAGTCAAAATTGATGTCGACATGCCAGCAAATAATTTTATCAGTTTTGTTTCAAAAACTATACTATATCATAGACAATTAGTTAAGAAAATTTAACTCAATTGGTTCAATAGAGTCTGCCAGTCATTGTAAAATAAATCACGTGACACTCGTTGATTCTCAAGGATATAACAAAACATCATAGGCAATTATGTCAAGCTCATGCATGCCCCATTAGTCCTTAATTAACTTAGAATATTTGAAGTCAAACAGCCTGCAATATTACGCTTGAGGCAATGTACCTCAAAATTGCCACTTTTTTTGTacagtatcttttttttttggtaaagttGTTACTTtactgttttaacttttaagataactatgatttaaaaattacatataaatataattaaatattcttaattttaaaaaatatataataatgttcAACTagattatttattcatttattccgTTAGTGTTCAtacttgataaaaataaaatatataatttacaaaGTTAATGTATTATAGTCTCtagtgaaataataaaataaataaaatataagggatgtttattttagaataaataaatgcTTCATAAAaactaacttttaaaatttttattttgatattttaaatactatcaatttattaattttatttttaatttattaatatttttatttaaacatatgtgagacctttttatttttgtttttattattattatcattaactCGACCAACAAACCATACTTTGCACAGGAAAGAATATCacgatataaattataaattaaaaacaatgcaATTTCaatgtaacaaaataaataaataaaaagtaaatcatgataaaaagttACACAAGTTAATCTAGCAAAACAAAAGTGTTAGAATAAGTGAGTTATTGAGACTCCTTTTAAATTGATGCAAAACATAATTTGTTTgctcacaataataatatttattatacaatttgaataacattttaaaactaaaagatgacaaaaaaaacttataattttaatgaaattaattcaaaataatttgtattttattttaattaataattaagaataaaaattaaaaagactaGTACCAAAGTCttactttaaaatcataaatatgatatataaCTTATTTTCGTTACAAACTTTTTCAGGTTGCAATTATCAATTGAATGATGAATAATCaatgtaattatatatgatataccactaaatatttttatttatacacaTGAATATTTAGTGGTATATAATGTTGAGATGACATgttaacaatttattattattctctcaaaaaaaaatctttctgaGTAGAAAGACCCATTGTCTTTTTCACATTCTCATATTTTAACTGCTCAattaaatgtaataattattcCCCGAGGGTATAATTTTCTTCGTTTTGGCAAGTCATTCCCAAGGCGGGAAACAATTAAGACATGAAAATCAGAGTGAGACATTAAGGAAGGGCTTTCAGAGACTTAATTTCATTTTAGCATTATCATATCGCCTGGAGATGAGGACTATGCAACCACATACACGAGGATAGTTCATAGTTCATCCCCCAGAAAAGGCAGGAATATAACATCAAAATTGAATGAATAAtattacaatgaaaaaaaaaataaccacaaaaaagaaagaaaactatgATACATTCCTACAAGCAGGCTGGGGGTGGATGCACTGGATTTCCTGAAAACTTGATCCGACTGGATGCATGCCCCTATGTTCGCAGGGTCACAGACTCTAGAAAGGCGGGGCATTTGGGATCAAAGTCACCACAAAAATTGTTTGTGTATCATCTCTTTGGATGCCAAGAAACCCTAGAAGTCGATCAATCTCCTCGACAACAATTTTCAATTGGTCTGATTTTTCACTAAATTCCTGTTAGTAACTTTACTATCACGTCAGAGTTGCTTCGTGAAGTGAAGAACTTGTGTCAGAAGAGTGTAACGAAGATGACAAATGTTGCTGCACATGAGTTTCATTTGCAAGACCCAGAACTGCTAAAGTTGATCTGCACATGGTTATAGGATACTTTAGTTGACTACAACAAAATTTCGACCTAGCTTCTCACAGAATGCAAAGGAGAAACTAAAACTAGAGATTATAGTATGTTCGTTTATCTTCTgctagaatttttaaaataaccacCCTTGAAAAGTTAATTAGTGCAAGATTTTGATTTACAGTGTCAAAGGACCAAGTAGACTAGAAAACAAATCAGGTAAAGATCTTATCCTTTGATCTTTGATACCAAAACATATTTACTACTTCGGTAATAAAAGCCAACAACATAAAATCATTAGATATTTATGGTATCAGTAGACCACATAAAGAACCTCTTGAGCAGTTTCTCCCACCTTTGGTTTTTGGCCCAAAAGTGCCTCCCACCCaaccaaatttcattttctttctagattttaattaatttgtttcctGGGATCATATTACAAGCTTCAATTTAACATTCTAATTTTGAGATAGTGAGTTTTTTCCTTGAGCAGGAATATAAGCAAAGTACACAGTATACAGCTCCTGCTAGCAATTTAGGTATTAACACTCCATAaactgaaaggaaaaaaatatgtagCCGGATGAGGTGTACCCAAACTTTACAGCAAAAGGTTCTAGGAAATTttaacaagaaaccaaaaattTAGTAGTTATTTGATTGGCACAAAAAGCATAGGGGGCGTCAAAGATTAATTATAAGACAATGAGTTCTTTTTTGGTTAAGAAAGCTTTTCATTTTAGACTAAAAAATGTACTCAGAAGAGGCACTCAAAATTCACTGCACAAAAAACATTCATGAATGCCtcttttctaacattttttttatctctactaTGACATACGAGCAACTTTGAAGTGATCCCCTAATAATTCTTTTACAAAATCAAATCCctcaattattttagtttaacaaGTCAAATTCTTCCATCAGCTTGCCATCCAATTGCTAATAGAAATAACTGACATAGCATACAATTTTTGGATGTGGCATAGTATGTTGTAGAGTGAGGgctagtttgtttaaacttaaaaaggtgatttaaaaagtgtttttttttaaaaagcaatTTTTTGAGCAGATAGGatttacttcttaaaaaaagcataaaactactattttttttaataaaaacagtTTAGACAAACATGTCAAAAAGTAGAAgactacttattttattaaaaaatgtttttctaaaataaacttGAACAAACGGTTAGTCACTTGATAGACCATTATGACTAGTAATTACAATGCATgatccattttttatttatttatgctttcattaaattatttaattatacatgTCACGGTATGTCCTTACAAACTCAGAAGCATGTTGTTATGATGTAACATCTGAAAATCATGTGTCGCGTAATAAGGCTATTGTTGTGTCATTTATTTCCTTAGTAAATGGGTGGTAGACTGACGGCAGGACCAAATTTAGCTAATTAGAAAATTTAGGGGGGACTTGATTGGAGCAAAAAAAAGTATTCAGGGACCAAATCACAGAGgaataaaaaatgcaattaagcCTTTCAAATAATCATATCTAGAAAAGCTTACCTACTAAGTGATGATTTTACAGTTGGTTGGCTGGCATAAGAAGCAAGGGGACCTCTGAGATTAGCATGCCTGTTGAGTGCACTTTCCAGTTGTTGAGGTGGCAACTGTGAGGAGAACACAAAAAAGGTTATTGTTGGAAACTATTAAATGGCATCTAGATAAATGTATAAGCTAACAATAGTTTCATGTAATTACAGTAATTAGGATAGAATTAATCtgtgtatttattaattttagtccATATAGTTTATCACTGTTATGTAGTTTAGACACATGGATTTCAAAAATCTCGTTTTCTTTTCCTGTAACATGGTATTTAGATCCTAATAAGAGGCAACCCTCCCTAACATATGGTATTAAAAAGCATGTAAATAGTGTCTAAATACATTGTTATAGGCTAATAAAATCATGTAACTACAGTAATTACGATAACTTTGATTTGTCTATAATTCAGCTCTGCTGTGTGCTTTAGACGCACAGATTTCATAATgtatcttgttttcttttcctttaacaGTTATGATTCAAGATAATAAAACAACAAGATGTAATGCAAGTTGAGAATGCACTACCTGCAATAATACATGAAAAGATCGTGGCTGTGTCTGATATACACACTTTAAGAAACCAACCCAAAGTTTTGGCATACGCCACACCTGCACTCAGTATAAAAGTAAAGTGTCAGCAGTCCAAAGTCTATTATCAGAGTAAGCTGAATTCCAGATAAGCATACCTGTCTAGACACAAGTTTTGAGAGTATCTCCATAACAAAGTCAACctaaaaacaaaacattgaCATTAGAAGTATGAGTTGATGTTTTCTCCATGTCATCCCAGATGTGATCAACCTGAAAACAGACCTATCTTGAAAGGCAGGATTTCCtttgaaaataaagagagaaattgAGAAGAATCACTTATAGCATCACTAAAAGCACCACTCAGATACCTTTCTTATTACTGATCTATTATCAACTTCAGATTTTTTATATCATGAATATACTTGAAAATAAGGATTAAGCCAATTTTCAAGAAATTGGTTTAACCAATATATTTTGACACATTGGTTGAaccaatttcttaaaaataaaaaggcagaAACTGAAAATATAGCATAATGAGCACAATGTCATAAtaccaaaagttgaaaaataaatttaccagTGCAGGAAAAGCATCAATTGCCTGAATAACTGTTCTCATGAAAAGTAGCGGCAGTGGAGTTTGATCAACctgaaaatttaaacaatagagCCATGAAGATTTGAAGTAAATCCAGTATTATTGGCCAATGCACTGAATCTCCTTACCATCTGGTTCAATGCCTTCGCCAGAACCTGTTGTGTGAACACTGTGCGTTGCTCAAAACAAGCCGAGCAAGCATCTGTTATCTGATGgtgcaaaaaaataattcagaatTCACTGCTTACATTTTTTAGGTTGATAAAATATGACTTGTGCAACTAACATTGATGAATAAGATCACACAGCTAATCAGAATTAGGTTTTGTAACTGTAATAGCCTTATGGAAATATTTGGACTATAGTTGATGCAAAATTTGAATCCTAAGAACAAGTACACCACAAGACAATAATAGTGATTTGCATCTGCATTTTGTATAAACAATGCTAGAGCCTTTCAGCACAAGATAAGTAATGACTGCATTGTTTCAATACAATGCTACCATGACAAGTTGAAGGCAGCTAAAGAGTGGCAAAaggtattttaaatttctaaggGTAAGAATGCATGTCTTTTTGTCTTAAAATTGTGGTTTTTTCATGAGAAATTGAACcaggttataaaaaaaaaggcatcTGGAAAAGAACTGTTAACTGAACCAAGACAACACAACAGCAGTGCTTATGGGTGTTTTGATAGAGAAAAAGAACcagtttatttatttctattgaAGGAGGTGGGGGAGATCAGGAAAAACAATGAACAGTTAACTGCATGAAACATGATGAATCAAGGAAGGTGAGAGTTTAATGACCATAAAAAAGTCATACAGACTATATGCCAAACAGTTTAATGATTTGAACTACAACATTCTTAAGAAATACATTGACTAAAATTACAACAATACAGAGTTGTACATCAATTCAAATACAACCTACCAGATCTAATTCAATTAAAACTATCAATCGGATTAAGAAACGATCAGCTAAATTCTTTTAATAGCAAGGGACCTTGTTTACATCCTGATTATGATGCATCTAAAAAGTTTTTATTCTAACTTTAATACAAAACTCATAAGAATGTGAGATCCTCCAAAAGTATTGATAAATCACATTTTTCAGAGATCGTCAATAGTCAGCCATGAAgacaaaaactcttttttaataaaaataacatttaattttgcCCCTAGATGCAGGGGAGAAGGGAAAGGGTACTTGAAGCATAAGTGTAGATGGTAGTAGACATGCCTTCTTAAGTGCAAGGCCATCCTTCTCTGGAACAATTCCATGGATTGCAACCAACACTTCTACAGGTGTTAAAGCTGGACCCGTATGAGCCGAACCCTGCCATCAACAGCATTAAATTCTTAGCCTATTGA is a window encoding:
- the LOC100809892 gene encoding probable beta-1,4-xylosyltransferase IRX9H, which codes for MASFRRTLSPAYPDRQYLNGSFSVSSPSHKLPSSNAKYSSPLPEIAAAFRRLAGGVFTRRHGRKGQWRRVAFRCVLCFFVGFLLGMFPFGHVSEDVRSHEISFEMKPPPLPRAAANNAQQLLREERVLRNRVEREGFVVDPVSLSAEREWQSERFDFAPKKPLIVVTPTYERTFQAYFLNRLGQVLRLVPPPVVWIVVEMKAASMETAEVLRKTGVMYRHLVCNKNLTDVKDRGVHQRNTALEHIEHHRLDGIVYFADDDNVYSLELFDALRDISRFGTWPVAMLVPSKNKAILEGPVCNASQVIGWHTNEKSKRLRRFHVDMSGFAFNSTILWDPKRWQRPSSNPIRQLDTVKEGFQETTFIEQLVEDESQMEGSPPGCSKILNWHLHLTAHNIVYPKGWVLQKNLDAVIPVK